In the Granulosicoccus antarcticus IMCC3135 genome, GACAATGTTTGAATCGGCATTGTTATCGGTTACAACCCCCACATCAAATTCATCGACATCACCAACCTGAATGACAAATGACTTGTTGGCAGTGGATAAATCAGAAGACGTAGCAGTGACTTCGATAGTGTGACTAGCTGCAGTTTCACGGTTCAGGGCCACAGCGGTGGTCACTTTTCCCGTAACAGTGTCTATTGAGAACAGGTTGCCCGGGTTACTACTTAGCGAGTAGCTAATGGTCTGCCCAGCATCACCGTCGCTGGTATCGGCTTCAATACCGACACTGCTTCCGATTGCGCTGTTTTCATCAACTCGGTCAGCAAGTCCATCGATGTCTACGATTGACCTCAATGGTTCATCAGCAGCATCGTTGATGTTGATGATGACATTCTCGGTATCATCCGCATTTACTCCATCGCTGGCGGTGATGCTCAATGTAAATTGTTGAGAGTTCTCATAATCGATGGCGGCAGTGTTCGCTACCGTAATCTCGCCAGTGTTCACATCAATTGCAAACGCATTTCCTGTATTCCCACCAGCGATGCTCCACGTAATAGACCCTACCGTATCAGGGTCATTAGCAGTCACAGTGCCTACAACAGTGGTGTCAATGGCATCCTCATCAATTGAAAATGATTGTGCTGCATCTATAACCGGTGCATTGTCATTCAGATCCGTGACCGTGACGGAAAGGGCCTGCGTGCTGGTCGCGTTTGATGTTCCAGACCCATCATTGACTCCTACTGTCACATTGTAGATATTGTTGCCGCCATTATCTGTAGGGGCTTCAAAATCGGGTGCTACCTTGAAACTCAAAGCTCCTGTAACCGCGTCTATCTGGAACAAGCTGGAATCAGTTCCTCCGGCAATGCTATAGCTGAGTGTATCCCCGGTATCGCCATCGCTCGCGATGACATTACCAACCGCGCCCTGGTTCTCTGCAATGCTGAAGCCGGAAGGTGAGCTAAAGACAGGTGCCTGATTGACCGAGACGTTTATTGTGAAGCTCTGCGTGTCAGTCAGTCCGCCAGCATCGGTCACCACCAGAACCACATTGTGCGGGCCACCTTGTCCAGGGCCTGGTGTGCCGGTTAGCTTGCCTGAGGTGGAGCCATTGTTGATGACGGTTAACCACGAAGGTAGAGTAGTTGCCGAGAATGTAAGAGTATCGCCAGCATCTATATCTGTAGCGGAAAGGTTGTATGTATATTGTAAGTCGGCTGTTGCATCGACGATCGGACTGGAAGTGATTACGGGGTTTTCATTGACATCTTCTACTGCGATTGTGAAGCTTTCATTGGTGATCGAACCATCACTAGAGGTCGCTAGAACAGTGATTGAATGCGAATTGCCTGTTTCCTTGTTCAGGTCGCCAGCCACTGAAACAACGCCAGTATTGGAATCGATTGTGAACTTGTCATCTGATGAGTTGGATAGGGTGTACGTGATTGTTTGACCGGCATCGCCGTCGCTTGTATTGGCGGTAATTCCCACCAAAGTACCAGGCGTACTATTTTCGGGAACTGAATCGACAGTGGGATCGGTATCGCTTATGGTAGCCAAACCCTCAGAAACGTTATTGACCGTGACGGTTATTTCCTGAGTGACGACACCACCATAACCATCATCAACTTCCACAGAGACGAGGTAGTCGTTGTCACCATTCGCACTCAAGGGTGTCTCGTAATCGGGAGGCGACAGAAATGATAGCTGTCCTGTACTCGAATCTATAGTGAAGAATGAGTAGTCCTTCGTGCTTACCAAACTATATACAGGTGTGTCCCCATTAGAGTCATTGGTGGTGATAGTACCTACTGAAGACGAATTCTCATCGACATCGAATGAATTCGAGGAGGTGAAAACAGGATCAGAATTTGACCGCACGGTTTCAATATTTTCTGAGAATTCAGATGTGCTTCCATAATTACCACCAGCAGAAAATTCAGTTGTGGTTGATGTGATATAAGTGCCTACGGCAACATTTGCACTAAATGCGAACGCTCCATTGACAGTGCCACTCGCGCCTGTTGAGAAATTAGTTGAACCTAGATACACAGAGGCTCCGCCATGTCCGGAAGCATTCGGTGTATCAGTGGCGAAAAACTCTATTCTATAACTCTTGTTAGGTGTAGTGTTCAGGCTGCCGGTGATTGTGAGGCTGCCACTTTCATCTGTTATTGCAGAGGTTAAAACGGTGTAGTTCTGGTAATCATTCGGACCGCTATCTACATCGTCTACATCATTAGCAGTAAGGCTACCTCCATTCAATGATATGGCCTGTCCTGCATTGTTTTCTATGATATTGCGTAGAATAGAGTTGCCGATCGAATTGGATCCGGTAATTCTTATCCCATCACCCTCATTGCTGGTAATAATGTTTCCATCCCCAGCGACAAGGCCTCCAATGGTATTGTCGCTTGCATCATTATCTATCCAAATACCAGAACCAGTATTTGCAATATCAACAGTGATTGTTTCATCAAGCCCAATAACATTGCCTGATATAACGTTGCCAGTTGTATTGGATCCGGATATTCTTATACCTGATCCTTCATTGCCTGATATGACGTTGCTGTACTCTGTACCAATGGTATTGTCGCTGGCACCATCTGTTAAGTAGATTCCTGCCTCGCCGGAAGCGCCGCTACCATTAGCGATTGATTGCTCGTCCCAGCCAAAACCAATATAGACATTGTTGATGGCGTTACCGGTGCTGCCTGAGCCTGAAATATGAATACCGGATAGTGCATTGTCTGAGATCAGGATTCTTTCAATATTCGTCCCTGATATAGTGGTCGAGCCGATGTTGTTGTTCTTGCCATCGATAATTTCTATGCCGTACTTGCCATTGCCAAAATTAGCTGTTCCGTCGCTGCCAATATCAGTTTGAGTGATTGTATGTGAGTCAGTTTTATCTATCAGGATGCCAGAGTCTTTGAAATCTCTGATGGATAAGCCCTTGATGACACTGCCATCTGATCCGCTAGCGAGTGTGAGTCCGTTGCCTGAGGATGTTCCTGTACCGACAATGGTTATGGAAGGATAATTGGGCGCGCCGGGATATGTTGTTCCATCAATGGTCAGGGGTTTCTTTATATCTGGCAGTTCCGAAGTCAAATAAATATAGTGATACTCTGAGAAAACGATGATGCTGTCATCGTTGTCAGCATTGGCTTGTTCAATGGCCCAGCGCAAGGAATTGGTACCACTATCCTGGTTGTTGCTGACGGTATACGTGGTCGCCAAGGTACTACTGTAGTCGCTGAGCAGTACATCACCCATCTCCGTATTAGCCTCGATAGCCCCCGATCTGTATTCGAGCTGCCAATCACCGCCAAGTGCACTGGAGCCAGTCAAATTGGTCGAAGCGGCAACATCTGCGGTAGTCAACTGCCCCAATAGAGTTGCGAACTCGATGCCTGCTTCTGAACCGACAAGGTCGCAGCCGTAGATCAGCAGATCAGCGTCGTTAGTCAGGGATTGGGACCAGGCACTGATCTGGTCTGCACGAATCAAAAGATCCTGAGCGTCGATCGTTGAATTGCCCAATTGCAATTCGGCCTGCTGGCCATGGGAGAAGATATGCACGGCAGAAACGGATTCATATTTCGCCAGCAACTCTGAAATCTGATCAATTCCATCCCGGTCGGTATCCAGAAATTCAATGATTCTGGTAGTGCCGTCCTGAGTGGAAAGTTGCTCGGCGATCCAGTCTGAATCCTCCAGCGATCTATCGATGATGACCAGTTCGATAGGAGGTGTGGTGGCCTCCGATTCCTGAGCTGTGACAGAACTTGCTTCCACTTGATAGTAAGGGGCCACCACAGCTGAGGCTGGCTCACCACCTGGAAAAGTGTTATCAGCAAAGGCTTGGTTGGCAGCAAACAGGCTTGCAGCATCGGCTGAAAACAGCAGTCGTGGCTCCAGAGCTTCCAGCTTGAAAGAATCCCTTTTACCCGGCTCTATTGAGCTGTGCTTTTTTTGCTTCATTTCCCCTGGACCTGCAGAGCACGTGCGTTCCAGCGGGCTGGAGCCGACGGCTGATAGATGTGCGCAGGTGCAAAATGCACAGATTGCGCAGTATTTCAAATCAGTTATCGGCGGGCTCTACTGCTGCTTGAACGCGTGGCCCAATGCGGCCTCAGGGGGTTATTTTCAGGACAGGCGGTTCTTGAAGTCTTCGTAGCCAAATTGCCTGACTATCTGCAGCTCATCGGTGCGGGAGTCCCAGACAGCCAGTGAGGGCAGGGGAATGCCGTTGAAGGTGCTGGTCTTGACCATGGTGTAGTGGGCCATGTCATCGAACACCAGTCTGTCACCAATGTGCAGCGGCTCACGAAAACTGTAGTCACCGATGACATCACCCGCCAGGCAGGTCATGCCGCCGAGCCGATAAGTATGAGCTTGTTCACCTTTTTCTGCACTGTTCAGAACATGAGGTCGATAGGGCATTTCCAGCGTGTCTGGCATATGACAGGTGGCGGAAATATCCAGAATGGTCTGTTGGTAGTCTGTTGGTATGATGTCGAGTATTTCACTAACCAGTACACCGGAGTGAATGGCAACCGCTTCGCCTGGTTCCAGGTATACCTGAACGTCATAGCGAGCAGCGAAGTCCTTGATCAGCTGGATAAGCTCTTCGACTTGATACCCCGGCTCCGTCACCAAATGACCGCCGCCGAAGTTGACCCACTGCATGTGCGGCAGGACGTCTGCGAAGCCGGCTTCAACCGCTTCCAGTGTGCGTTTTAATGGCGGTACATCCTGTTCACACAAAGTGTGAAAGTGCAGGCCGCTGATGCCTTGCAATTCATCGACTTCGAATTGCGCGCGGGTGATGCCCAGTCGAGAGCCCGGGGCGCAGGGATCATAGATAGGCGTAGTACCTTCAGAGTGTTCCGGGTTGATCCTCAAGCCGGCTTTCAGGCTCGGTCGACGAGCTTGTTCAGTAAAAACAGATTCGCGAAATCGTTTCCACTGGCCGAAGGAATTGAAAACAAGGTGGTCTGCGATAGGCAGTAATTCATCCAGATCAGCGGCAGAATAAGCGGCGGAGAATACGTGTACTTCACCCTTGTAGTGTTCGCGTCCGAGCCTTGCTTCATGCACGCCACTGGCGCAAGTACCGTCCAGATACTGTGATACCAGAGGGGCCAGGTTCCACATCGAAAAGGCTTTCAATGCCGACAGGACTCGGGCTCCGCTCTGGTCGGCCACATGCTTCAATATCTGCAGATTCGCTTCGATACAGGCGCGATCTACAACAAAGCAGGGCGAGGGTACGCGCTGGGTATCGAATTTTGAAAAAGTGTTTTCTGTCACAGTAAAAATGACTCTGTCGTTGTCGCTGAGTAGCGCAGCAGGAGAGGACCGCGATGGATCCTCTCCGCTGCTGTTTTGCCGTTTGGCAGGGCGACGCTATTCAGAAGTCGCCAACCACCGCGTTCTAATCCAGGCTGACTGTCTCAGGCGTGGTTTCAGTCCAGGGCAGGCCGAACTTGTTCAGATCAGCCATGAACGGATCCGGGTCAAGCTGTTCGACATTCCAGACACCTGGCTTCATCCAGTGACCTTCAAGCATCATCTTGGCGCCGATCATGGCCGGTACACCCGTGGTATATGAAATAGCCTGTGATTGCACTTCGGCATAGCAGGCTTCATGATCACTGATGTTGTAGATATAGTATTGCTTCTGTTCGCCGTCTTTGACACCACGAATCAGGCAGCCAATACAAGTCTTGCCCTTGGTCAATGGACCGAGACTGGAGGGGTCAGGCAGCAGGGCTTTAAGAAATTGCAGAGGAACAATTTCCTGACCGTTGAACTGCACAGGATCGATGCGCGTCATGCCCACGTTTTCCAGCACTTCCAGATGCTTCAGGTAGTTGTCCGAAAAGGTCATCCAGAATCGAGCGCGCTTGATCTCTGGCAGGTGAGTAGTCAATGACTCGAGCTCTTCGTGATACATCAGGTACATCGGCATCTTGCCAATACCTTCGGGGAAGTCGAATTCGTGGCGAACCGATAAAGGATCGGTTTCCTGCCACTCACCGTTTTCCCAATAACGACCCTTTGCCGATACTTCGCGGATATTGATCTCCGGGTTGAAGTTGGTGGCAAAAGGCTGACCATGATCACCGGCATTGCAGTCAATGATATCCAGATACTCGATGGTGTCGAAGTGGTGCTTTTTTGCGTGTGCGGTGAAAATACCTGTGACACCCGGATCAAAGCCACAACCCAGTAGTGCCATCAGCCCGGCTTTCTTGAACTTGTCCTGATAGGCCCACTGCCAGTGGTATTCAAATTTTGCTTCGTCAGGTGGCTCATAGTTCGCCGTATCCATGTAATGCACGCCGGCTTCCAGGCAGGCATCCATCAAGTGCAGATCCTGATAAGGCAGGGCAACGTTGATGAGCAGGTCAGGTTTTTCCTCGTTAAGGAAGATGACCATGGCCGGTACATCGTCTGCATCAATGGTGGCCGTTCGGATAGGGCGATCCAATTGCGCGGCAATTGCCTTGCATTTGGATTCTGTACGGCTGGCCAGAACGATTTCGTGGAAGACATCGGGCAATTGCGCACATTTGTGTGCGACCACGCCGCCGACGCCTCCCGCTCCTACAATTACAACTTTAGACATGCTGACTCCTTGATAACTGTTTGGGCTTGTCCGCCGCACTGGCGCCCGTGAATGTCAAATGTTCTCATAATATGTGTAGCCACCGAGACTCTCGGTGAAGCTTTTCACAATGGTGCGCCGCTCTGCTACGGTCAGGTGACCGGATCGTACCGCCCGTTCAGCGACATGTCGAAAGGACTCCAGCAGGGTGGCTGGTTGATACTCGACATAACTGAGTACGTCGGCAATCGTATCGCCGTGCAACTCGCGCTCGTACTGAACAGCGCCATCTGCTGTGATGCGGATGCTGGCAACGTTGGTATCGCCGAACAGGTTGTGCAGATCTCCCAGCGTTTCCTGATAGGCACCGACCAGAAATACACCCAGAAAGTAGTCTTCTCCTTTGCGTACTTCATGCAGAGGCAAGGTGCGGGACTGGCCACTGGGATCGGCGAAATGATCAATCTTGCCGTCACTGTCGCAGGTGATGTCAGCGATGAATGCTGTACGTGTCGGTTCTTCGTTCAGTCTATGAATGGGCAGCACCGGAAAAACCTGCTCGATAGCCCAGGTGTCGGGCAATGACTGGAAGATACTGAAGTTGCCGTAATAGATATCGGAGGTACTTTCGGAAAGATCCTGCAAAACCGCTGGCACACGCGCAACGTTGGGCAGTTCCTCGCGAATACGTTCGATGATCTGCAGGTAGGTGTTGTCAGCCATGGCCATGGCACGCAGCGTACTGGTACCGCGTCGGAACCGATCCCGCATTTCTTCACGGTAGAAATTGGCGTCGTTAAAACACTCCTGAAGGTTATCAGGGCACACGCTATCCCGCACTTCCCTCAGGCGTAGAATCTGCGGATCTTCGTTCAGATCAGAGACTGTGGACTCGGTCGAATCAGCTGCTGCAGAGTCGCTTGCAGGCGCTTCGGCATCCATTGATGAATCGGGCAGGGGATTGGAGTCGGTCACATCCAGAATATTGAACAGCAATACGGAGGAATACGCCACGGTTGCACGTCCGGATTCTGTGATGAGTTCCGGGTGCGCTATGTCCAGTGGGTTCAGGACTTCCAGGATCGTATCGACAATGTCGGCACAGTATTCATCCAGCTTGTAATTCATGCTGTGCGTCCAGTTACTCTGGCTGCCATCATAGTCAACCGCCAGGCCACCACCCATATCCATATGGCCCATGGGAGCACCTTCACGAACCAGGTCCACATAATAGCGACAGGCCTCGGCAACCCCCGCACGTACGTTCATGATGTTGGGAATCTGCGAGCCGATATGGGCATGCAGCAGTTTCAGGCAATCAAGCATATCGGCTTCTTTGAGCAAATCCACCACTTCCAGAAGTCTTGCCGTGGACAGGCCAAAAATGCTGCGATCGCCGCTATCTTCCTGCCAGTGCCCGTCTACTCGTGTCGATAATTTTACGCGTACGCCGATCAGGGGCTTGATATCCAGTGCGCGGCTTTGTTCGATGATGATGCGTGCTTCGGTGGGGTTTTCCACAACAAAGAAGCAATCGATTCCCAACTTGCGTGCATAGAGGCCAAGCTGGATGAATTCTGCATCCTTGAAACCATTACAGATGATGGGGCTCTCATGGCTTTCCAGAGAGGCCATGGCGATCAGTAACTCGGCTTTGCTGCCGGCTTCAAAGCCATGGTTGTAGGCGCTGCCCGCACGGGCGATTTCCTCGATCACATGGCGTTGCTGGTTGACCTTGATCGGGAATACACCACGATAGCGATTGAGGTAGCCGCCATCCTTCATGGCGCGGGTAAAAGCCTCGTTGATGACCTTGATGCGATGATCAAGTATGTTCTCGATTCTGAGCAGCACAGGTGGTTCCAGTCCACGCTCGCGCAAGCCTTCCATAACGGTCAGCAGAGAGACTCGAGGGCTATCCGGGTTTTCTGGATCGATGACGACCATATGGCCATGCTTATCGGCACTGAAGTAGCCGGCACCCCATTCATCGATACCATAGCGTTCGGCGGATTGGGCAACGCTCCAGACAGGAGTGTCGTCATTGTCAGAAGGTCGCTTCATGCCAGTACTCACAGTCGACCTACACCTCGTTTGATGGCACCGCGTTGACTGGCCAGTACACATAACCAGTCATGAGCGACTGAGGCTGCTGCCAGAGCCGTGATTTCTGCATGATCATAGGCTGGCGCAACTTCAACCACATCCATGCCGATCAGGTGCAAAGGTTCCAGACCGCGTACGAACTCGAGTGCCTGCCAGGTGGACAGACCGCCAACAACAGGAGTACCCGTGCCGGGGGCAAAGGCTGGGTCCAGCCCGTCAATATCGAAAGAGAGATAGACCGGTTGATCACCGGCTCGCTCAATCACGACTTTTAGTGCTGCCTCGATTCCATTGCGATGAATCCACGGCGAGGTAAGAATTTCAAAACCTGCATCATGGTCGTTATAGGTTCGCAAACCTACCTGAGTGGAGCGGCTCGGATCAACAATGCCGTCGGCTATGGCGCGCGTGAACATGGTGCCGTGATCGAGCTGACTGCCATCATCTTCCCAGGTGTCGCAATGCGCATCAAATTGCACGAGAGCAATGGGGCCGTATTTTTCTGCATGAGCCTTGAGAAGCGGGTAGGTGGTGAAGTGATCTCCACCGAAGGTCAGCATGCGCGCGCCAGATTCCAGAATGCCTGTGGCATGGGCGGCGATATCGTCGATAACAGTTTCCGGATGGTGAGGGTCAACGACACAATCGCCGTAATCCACCACGGACAAGGTTTCGAAGGGGTCGAAGCCGAAGGGGAAAGCGAGCAATTCGGCCATTTGCACCGAGGCTGCACGAATGGCGCGAGGACCCAGGCGGCAACCTGAGCGATAGGTGACCGCACAGTCATAGGGGATGCCACTGACGACAACATCGACACCCTCCAGATCGCGACTGTAGCGTCTTCGCAGAAAGCTCAGTGCACCCGCATAGGCTGGCTCGGGCCAGCGCTCTTTGTTCGACTTGGCACGAAATGCCTGATCACCTGTTTTGCTCATTTTCGGGGGGTGTTACTCGGTTAGGGGCGGGCAGAGGCACATCGCTGCCTGCATGCGTGATTGTCCAAAGTGAATCATACGTTCAAAGTCATCGATGCGCACGGGTACCGACTGTGTATCGCCCGGAGCCTTGCTCAACTGAGCATCGACATCGGGATCGTGAAGGTAGACAAAACTGTCGTCTGCGGCCACCAGAACCACCCAGTGAGGGGCCTTGTTGTCGTTGAAACGCCAGGAGCTGATCAGCACTAGTGGGACACAGCCAGATGACAAAGCGGTGACAAGTGCCGCTGAATCAAAACCCGCATAAGAGACTTCAATGTCGGTCTGTCCGATTTGTGTGAGGAAGTCCTCATGAACCAGCTCCAGCACGGCTTTCTTGTCGGCGCGCCGAACCCCATCCAGAAACAACGGTCCCGAATCATTGAGCATCAGACGCGCATGAAAGCCACGCCGATGAGCTGCCAGAGCCAGTCCATGGGGGCTGCAGCCACCATGCCCCGAGGTCATGTAAATGGTGGTGGCCTCACGCCATAGTTGCAATTCCAGGGTGCGATCCGCCTGCAGGGAAGGATCTAACGCTCGCATGGCCATGATCAGACTGGCCGGCCCGCAAGAAAAGTCCAGTGTCTGCTCGTAGTAGGGAACGGTATGGGAAATGCTCGGTGAGGTGCTCAGGATGCGCTTCTGATAGCGCAGAGCATCCCCGTGGTCCTGATAGTAATCTTCATGTGTGCCAAACAATTTGTAGCCGTTGCGCTCATACAAGGCAACCGCTTTGACATTGCGTGGATCGACCTCCAGCCTCAGGTATACACATTGATGGGAGAGCGCCATTTGCGCAGCTTCATCGAGCAGTAACCGGCCAAGACCACTGCCGCGATGCAAAGGCGACACCGCCAGCGAATAGAGGCGGGCCAGAGAGGTCCCCTTGTGGAACAGTACCAGGACGTAGCCGGTCAGCTCATCGGATTCCATGCAGACGTTGAGCTGGGCGTTGGCACGGGTGATCATCCAGCGAAATTGTCGCCGGTTTATCCTGTCACCGGAAAAACACAAGTTCTCCAGAGCAACCAGTTTGTCGACATCCTCCAGCGTGGCAAGGCGTATGAGTTGACTGGATGTCGTTTTTGGGAAGGTGATGGCGTTCATCAGTACGTATCGGAAGGTAGGGAAATATTCAACGTGCTATCACTATTACACGGGTATCTGCCGATAGCGGCAGGGTGCAAGTACTCTTCCAATACGTCTTTCTATCCAATACAGTAACTATCAGGGTCTTATCCAACGATGCCTAGTGTATCTATCGTCATCAGTGCTGCTGATGACTGGAAGCCGTATTATCCCAGTCAGGATGTGACACCGGTTGACGCCTATCTGGCGGCGCAAAAAGGGCCTGTTGCCCAAACCGTGATTCTGAACCTTTGTCGAAGTTATCGCTACCTGAGTCATGGGTATTATTGCTCGTTGCTGGCAGAATCACGCGCTCAGCAGGTGATACCGTCCATTCGAACCATCAATAGTCTGGGCAGCAAGTCGTTATACCTGCTGGATCTGGATGCGGCCGGTGATGCTCTGAAGCGACTGGATACGCGGCTCAGCGCGCGTGTGGAGTCCTCTGAGCGTACCAAATTCACACTCAATGTCTATTTTGGTACAACCAGCGATGAGGATTTCAGCTCACTGGCACGAGTCCTCTTCGAGCAGTTCCCTTGTCCGATTCTGGAGGTTCAGTTCCGTCGCGATGAGCATTGGCATATCAGCCGTTTGCGCATGCGGGGTATCAACTCGCTGGACGAGCAAGAGCAGAGTGAATTTGCAGAAGCGCTGGATCAGTTCAGTCGCAACATCTGGCGAAAGCACAAAAGTCGAAAACAGTATCGCTATGACATGGCTATTCTTGTCGACCCGGACGAGAAGATGCCACCTTCGGATGCGCGGGCGTTAAAACGCTTTGAAAAAGCGGCACGCGGGCTTGGTCTGGATGTGGATATCATTACCCGCAAGCATTTTTCCAGGTTGGCAGAATATGACGCCTTGTTCATTCGCGCCACGACCAATATCGACAATCATACCTACCGATTTGCCAAGCGAGCCGAGTCGCTGGGCTGCGTCGTGATCGATGACACGCAATCGATT is a window encoding:
- the speB gene encoding agmatinase, translated to MSKTGDQAFRAKSNKERWPEPAYAGALSFLRRRYSRDLEGVDVVVSGIPYDCAVTYRSGCRLGPRAIRAASVQMAELLAFPFGFDPFETLSVVDYGDCVVDPHHPETVIDDIAAHATGILESGARMLTFGGDHFTTYPLLKAHAEKYGPIALVQFDAHCDTWEDDGSQLDHGTMFTRAIADGIVDPSRSTQVGLRTYNDHDAGFEILTSPWIHRNGIEAALKVVIERAGDQPVYLSFDIDGLDPAFAPGTGTPVVGGLSTWQALEFVRGLEPLHLIGMDVVEVAPAYDHAEITALAAASVAHDWLCVLASQRGAIKRGVGRL
- the speA gene encoding biosynthetic arginine decarboxylase translates to MKRPSDNDDTPVWSVAQSAERYGIDEWGAGYFSADKHGHMVVIDPENPDSPRVSLLTVMEGLRERGLEPPVLLRIENILDHRIKVINEAFTRAMKDGGYLNRYRGVFPIKVNQQRHVIEEIARAGSAYNHGFEAGSKAELLIAMASLESHESPIICNGFKDAEFIQLGLYARKLGIDCFFVVENPTEARIIIEQSRALDIKPLIGVRVKLSTRVDGHWQEDSGDRSIFGLSTARLLEVVDLLKEADMLDCLKLLHAHIGSQIPNIMNVRAGVAEACRYYVDLVREGAPMGHMDMGGGLAVDYDGSQSNWTHSMNYKLDEYCADIVDTILEVLNPLDIAHPELITESGRATVAYSSVLLFNILDVTDSNPLPDSSMDAEAPASDSAAADSTESTVSDLNEDPQILRLREVRDSVCPDNLQECFNDANFYREEMRDRFRRGTSTLRAMAMADNTYLQIIERIREELPNVARVPAVLQDLSESTSDIYYGNFSIFQSLPDTWAIEQVFPVLPIHRLNEEPTRTAFIADITCDSDGKIDHFADPSGQSRTLPLHEVRKGEDYFLGVFLVGAYQETLGDLHNLFGDTNVASIRITADGAVQYERELHGDTIADVLSYVEYQPATLLESFRHVAERAVRSGHLTVAERRTIVKSFTESLGGYTYYENI
- a CDS encoding GNAT family N-acetyltransferase/peptidase C39 family protein — translated: MNAITFPKTTSSQLIRLATLEDVDKLVALENLCFSGDRINRRQFRWMITRANAQLNVCMESDELTGYVLVLFHKGTSLARLYSLAVSPLHRGSGLGRLLLDEAAQMALSHQCVYLRLEVDPRNVKAVALYERNGYKLFGTHEDYYQDHGDALRYQKRILSTSPSISHTVPYYEQTLDFSCGPASLIMAMRALDPSLQADRTLELQLWREATTIYMTSGHGGCSPHGLALAAHRRGFHARLMLNDSGPLFLDGVRRADKKAVLELVHEDFLTQIGQTDIEVSYAGFDSAALVTALSSGCVPLVLISSWRFNDNKAPHWVVLVAADDSFVYLHDPDVDAQLSKAPGDTQSVPVRIDDFERMIHFGQSRMQAAMCLCPPLTE
- a CDS encoding saccharopine dehydrogenase family protein yields the protein MSKVVIVGAGGVGGVVAHKCAQLPDVFHEIVLASRTESKCKAIAAQLDRPIRTATIDADDVPAMVIFLNEEKPDLLINVALPYQDLHLMDACLEAGVHYMDTANYEPPDEAKFEYHWQWAYQDKFKKAGLMALLGCGFDPGVTGIFTAHAKKHHFDTIEYLDIIDCNAGDHGQPFATNFNPEINIREVSAKGRYWENGEWQETDPLSVRHEFDFPEGIGKMPMYLMYHEELESLTTHLPEIKRARFWMTFSDNYLKHLEVLENVGMTRIDPVQFNGQEIVPLQFLKALLPDPSSLGPLTKGKTCIGCLIRGVKDGEQKQYYIYNISDHEACYAEVQSQAISYTTGVPAMIGAKMMLEGHWMKPGVWNVEQLDPDPFMADLNKFGLPWTETTPETVSLD
- a CDS encoding RimK family protein, with translation MPSVSIVISAADDWKPYYPSQDVTPVDAYLAAQKGPVAQTVILNLCRSYRYLSHGYYCSLLAESRAQQVIPSIRTINSLGSKSLYLLDLDAAGDALKRLDTRLSARVESSERTKFTLNVYFGTTSDEDFSSLARVLFEQFPCPILEVQFRRDEHWHISRLRMRGINSLDEQEQSEFAEALDQFSRNIWRKHKSRKQYRYDMAILVDPDEKMPPSDARALKRFEKAARGLGLDVDIITRKHFSRLAEYDALFIRATTNIDNHTYRFAKRAESLGCVVIDDTQSILRCTNKVYLANLLEVNKVPTPRTRVLNRHQTDCLESAAEDLLFPLVLKIPDGAFSVGVKKAKDMAELKQIAHDFFARSALILAQEFYPTDFDWRIGVLNGQALFACKYFMSRGHWQIYNHAENGRVSSGNFSTMAVEEVPKKVLRTAIKATRLIGNGFYGVDLKQSGKDVVIIEVNDNPSVDAGVEDKFLGAELYKQLAGEFLRRLELRTINNAR
- the nspC gene encoding carboxynorspermidine decarboxylase, whose amino-acid sequence is MTENTFSKFDTQRVPSPCFVVDRACIEANLQILKHVADQSGARVLSALKAFSMWNLAPLVSQYLDGTCASGVHEARLGREHYKGEVHVFSAAYSAADLDELLPIADHLVFNSFGQWKRFRESVFTEQARRPSLKAGLRINPEHSEGTTPIYDPCAPGSRLGITRAQFEVDELQGISGLHFHTLCEQDVPPLKRTLEAVEAGFADVLPHMQWVNFGGGHLVTEPGYQVEELIQLIKDFAARYDVQVYLEPGEAVAIHSGVLVSEILDIIPTDYQQTILDISATCHMPDTLEMPYRPHVLNSAEKGEQAHTYRLGGMTCLAGDVIGDYSFREPLHIGDRLVFDDMAHYTMVKTSTFNGIPLPSLAVWDSRTDELQIVRQFGYEDFKNRLS